A window of Saimiri boliviensis isolate mSaiBol1 chromosome 1, mSaiBol1.pri, whole genome shotgun sequence genomic DNA:
TCGCGGCCGGAGAGAGGGCCCTGCAGCTCCTGCAGGCCCGGGAGGGCCACCGCTACTACGCGCCTCTGCTGGACGCCATGATCCGCCTGGCCTATGCGCTGGGCAAGGACTTCGTGTCTCTGCAGGAGAGGCTGGAGGAGAGCCAGCTCCGGAGGCCCGCGCCCCGCGGCATCACCCTGAAGGAGCTCACTGTGCGGGAATACCTCCACTGAGCCGGCCTGGGACCCCACAGGGACGCTGGAGATTTGGGGTCACCATGGCTCACGGCGGGCTGTTTGgggttcttctttctttctttctttcttttctttttcctattctcttttggtatttgagatagtcttgctctgtcacccaggctggagtgcagtggctcacctatggctcactacagcctcaaactcctgggcacaagcaatcctcccacctcaacctcccaagtagctgggattacaggtgcacaccaacacgcCAGGCtaatgttttaattgttttttgtagagacagggtctctctgttggccaggctggtctcaaacttctgaccttcaATGATCTTCCTGCTcaagcctcccaaaacactggtattacagatgtgagccaccacccctggcctgggGTTCATTTCTAATGGGAAAAGCCATTAGGGGCTCTAACTCACTAGGTGACTTTAGACAAGCCCCTCCTCTGgtcctcaatttccccatctgtatgGAACAGAGGTGCTCCTGGGGTCCTTGGAAGCCTCTGCTTGTGTCCCACGTCCCCTTGATGCCAGGGTCACTTCATCTCCGAAACAGAAACCCAGCTGACAAAACCCTGCAGTGTCCACCTCACCAGTATCTTCATGGGAAGCTAGAGGAGACGTTTACCTCACACATTCTAGACAAAGCTTAGTCCATTTCCTTGAAGACAGTTTTCTCTGGCTGTTCCAAGgcttttctctctgttccttccacctcagaattgctttaaaatattcccATCCATTATCCTAATACTGTCCTAATATTCTAGCCTTTCTCCTTTACTATGTAGACCTGACGCAACAAAACAAAAGCTCACCTATTGCCCTCAAGAACAGCCTctacacacaaacacgcacacacacacacacacggacacacgcatgcacatgcacacgcacacacggaCACACGCGCCCacacgcgcatgcacacacatgcgcacacacgcacacgcacaggGTGGGAGTTGTATGCCATCCTTTGAAGGGTGGTAGGATCCTGAGCCAGAAAGCAATAATGGCATAAGATTTTATGATACAAGGCACTTTTGGCAAGGGAAGTTGCCAACAGTTTTTTCTGGCTGGGATGGCATAGCACATTGTCTAGGTGTAGATTTTCACTCATAAGGCAGCTGTTCCATGAATGGCTTCCCTGGGTTATGTAGACACAGCCCTGGGGAGGAGGTGATACAACATActtaatgggatttctgggtagAAAAGAGACTGAATCCTCAACACTGCCCCTTTTGAGGGTCTGTGATCCTGGAACCTCTCTAGTGGGTTGGGATGTCCTTGACTGAGGTCCGCTGTCTGGAAAGGACACCACAGGCCCAGAATGAAGGGGCTTCTGGATCAATGACCCAGATTCAACAGGGGGCTTGGAGCTGGTGGTACAGACAGGTTTTGGCTCAATGTGTGTTTGAGGCTGGAAGCCGCTGAAGACCTAAACGGCCTGGATGAGTTTATTAGGGTGAATTTAAAAGGCTGTAACTTGGGAACCTTAATGTGAGCCACCACTTAAGGGGAGGGACTTGGCCCAGCAAGTGATCACTCTAGAGGGGGACAAGCATGCACCAGACGGCACCAGAACCTGTTCAACAGCGACACCTTGTGGTAACAATTCTAGGCACCCCAGCAGGCTAGATGGGAGGTTAGAAACAGGTATCTTTGGACAGATACCCCTCAAGTCTCCCAATCTACTCCAGGGAAAAGACACTTGAACTGGGAGATATTGGACTTCTTGAAAAGCTGGACCTATGGAAAATTAAAGTATTAGATGGAAAAATTAAAGAACTGTTAGTCTATTTGTGATGATGAAACAGATTTTATTGATTTTGCCAGTTATTTCTTCAAATCTAAAATGCTATCAACTCTAAAATGcaccaaatatttactaaatagaAAAAAGGCCCAACATGGACAGTTTAATGGCATATTCCAGAGGAAATTGGAAACCAAAGAGTCAGGCCCTGATGTAAGGGCTAACACCGAATAAACCTGTTGTACAGGAGGGGACATTAAGGAAATTCACAGCAATCAAACTTGGCACTGGGCAGAAGACCAGGAACTTCCTCTGAGAATTTGAACTGCAGGCTGGTGCTTACTCATGTTTGGGGGCTGAATACACACAGCATGGTCCAAAATTCCTCAAGCAGAGGAATCACGTTAAAGTGGTCTCAGGTGGAGGTATTCTAAGTGCCTCAAGACCTAGAGATCTTCAGGTCTTTCCTGGGCTGAAGGATGTCAGCATCAAGCCAGGCCAATAAGGAGTGTAGGGTGCCACTGAGTTCAGAGAtgctgaaatgtgaaaaaaaaaaacaaaagtgcatTTCAAAATCAGAGATAGATAAGATGTGTGcaggacgtgtgtgtgtgtgtgtgtgtgtgtgtgcgtgcacgtgtgtgtgtgtgcacagagaaagaaaatacgtGTATGGGAGTAAAGGAGCCTACAGAATCACGCAGAGGGCTCCCCATCAGTACCTCTGAAGAGGGGCTGGCTTCCCACATGGACTTATTCAGCTTTCCCAAAAGGGACTGGCCACAACAGGGCGGCGTCAGGACCATCTCCTTGCCTCTTCCCGATGACTCTCAGTGCTGCCCTTCCTCGTGCTTCTCGCAGCCTTGACCTGAGGGTCCATGGGAGTTTCTTCTGGCCATGAACATTGTGTCTTCACCCACTACAAGTTGTCTGATGGCCTGGGATGGCCCACCACAGCCAGCTCCTCCTGGCATCTCTCATATGCTGCAGCAGTTAGGGCCCACACATTCCTTGGGTTCCTGGAATAAGTCCTTGAATCCCTCCGGCCCCCTCTTCCAGTAAGCTTTcctcagggctcactgcagccccaccaGGGTTCTCCACCTCCCTGTTTGCCTGGGCCTTCTCCCATGCCATCTGTATTAGTCTTTGTTTCCAGCGGACTTTAGAGTGGTGGCAGCTGGGACTGAACCTTCTTCTCCTGACTCCTCAAAAGCTGGGTCCACAGGAGAAGTGAGGTACCTGCCCTCCATATCCATGATGAGGCCTTGTTAGGAACACAGGATTTCAGGCCCCACCCTGGACCTGCTGAATCCGAGTCTGCACTTTAACAAGAGCATCCCCCACTGCCGCAGGTAACTCGTACCTGCACGCCTCGAAGGTCGCAAAGCCCAGTGTTGAACTGACTTTAAAGGCACCTCGATGAAAATCATCCATGGAACTGGCCTGTCTGCAGTCCTGGATTCATCCCCATCCTCATCGTCTCTCCACCCAGACCCCCTGCCATATAGGGGCCCCATCCCAAGGGACTGCAGATGGGAGCACCAGGCCAGCCTCACAACCATACCTGCAATCCCACTCTGGGCGTTCTGCCTGGAGCTTGAAGGAGTTTATTCCAACGAAGCCCTGCTCCAGCAGCCACTCCCCCCACTGGCAGTGATAGAGTCCTGGGGTCTCCTCTTAGGGCTGGGATGCCGGCAGTTCCCTGCCAAGCCCATGGTTGAAAACAAGCTCTGCAAGCAGCTCCCTGTGCAGTGATAGTCAGAGCTTCCCAGGCCTACTGCGTGGCCAGGCACTGCCGGGCCATCAGTCCAGCTCTGCTCAGGACGTGTTCCTATCCCATTGTACAGTTGAGGAAAATGGGATCATTTGTAAAACTGTAACCTGCGggggttaagtgacttgtccagggtTGCAATGCCGCCCTTAAACATATAccctaggccaggcacagggctcacacctgtaatcctagcactctgggaggccgaggcggatggatcacgaggtcaggagttcaagaccagcctggccaacatggtgaagctccctctctactaaaaatgcacaaattagctgggcatggtggtgtgtgcctgtaatcccagctactcgggaggctgaagcaggagaactacttgaaccaggacctgagaggccgaggttgcagtgagccaagatggcgccactgcactccagcctgggctacataacAGGAGCAGGAAATGAAGCTCAGGCTTTAATTTGACCCAAGCACTACCTTCCTTGCTGAGCCCCACGTGAAAGGAtgtggaggagaggagaaggaatagGTCCCTGGTGTCCTCACCAAAATGGGTCCTTGACATGGTTTGGGTGTATGGTTGTCGCCTCCAATGCCATGCTGAATGtgacccccagtgttggaggtgtggcctggtgggaggcgtgtgggtcatgggggcagatccttcgCGGATAGCTTGGTGCCTTCCCCGTGGTGATGAGAGTGTTCTCGCTCTTTTCGTTTACCCGAGAGCTGGTTGTTCAGAAGAGCCTGACATTGCTCTTGCTCCTTTGCCATGTGAGGCACGagctcctcctccccttccaccGTGAgcagaagcttcctgaggctctaCCGGAAGcaatgccagtgccatgcttcttgtacaacctgcacaactgtgagccaaagaactctttttcttttctaagtgaCCTAGCCTCCGGTATTCCTTTAAAGCAATGCAGAATGGGCTGCCACGGCCCTTAAAGGTCATTTCACTCATCTCtgtttacagatggggaaatcaAGGCCTGGAGAGGTGACTCACCCAGGGCCACATGGTGAGACAGGGACAGCACCAGGACCAGACCCGAGACGTCCACGTCAAAGTGACATGCTTTCAGAGGCAGCACACACAGAACAACCCCGCATTCAAATTCCAGGAAGCCCTTGGGGGTCAcccagctggggctgggggtgcagGGTCAGTACTGAGGCCTGGGCAGGGCCACTGGCCTCCCTGAGCTTCCTGGCTCCAGGCTGGGAGGCACAGTTCAGGGTGGACTGTGGCCCCTTGGTCTAGCATGCCCTTAGCTCTGCTCTCTAGTGGCTGTCCCCATAGCTGGAACTCTCTTTTGAAGCAACCAATCCCGTTCCACCTGCCAGTAGAGGTGGGCTGGCTCCCAGCACGTCCCCAGCAGGCCTCTCTTGGGCTCAAAAGCCAAGCTGTGCCCAGCCACGCCTCCAGATGCTCCCTGGCCCACAGGCAGCACCTGCATTCAGCTGCTTTTCCAGAACTTCCTGTGTGGCCCACACCCCTTCCTTCTGCAGCCCAACAATGCCGCAGCCTGGTCTATTAACCACATGCCATTTTCCTTTCAGCATTCTCCTTTGACTTATGCACATTTACTTGAAAAAGAAACTTCCTATTACTACCCTAAATGGAAACTCACAATCACTTGCTATCATTAGAAAgtagctataaaaataaacacaataaaagcGATCACTGTTATTACACCTAACAGGCTTTTACCTGAGGCAGATCCTGAGCCTGAGGCTGCTGATAGACTTTTGttaaaagagagagtgagagagaaatagGTGTAGAGACCTGCAATCACCAAGCTGAGACTGCTCTTTGATTTACTCAGAAGGACTGGAAAACGTTGCCCCGAGAAAGGAGATGTGTTTCTCACCACGCTGCGCTCATCACCCCGTGTTGCCTGCAGACCATCTAGGGTTTTGCTCGAGCGCCCTGGAGACTTTGCTCCCTGGTTTCCTGGTCCCTAAGTCATGTGTTCAGCCCTGTGCGCTCTCCAGCTCCTAAGTCGCCGGCCTGGTTTCAGCTTTGATTGCCCACTCTTAGCTTTCGAACCAAAGGCTCCGGCTCCTGGTGCTACACCCTGATATCAAGACCCTCAAATGAAACGAGTGTTCTGGGCTGGTCAAAGCTTGAACCCGCAGCATGTCCCTGAATGGGTGCCCCCACCCATCTAGCTGTTGCTCCGATGATAAGAGCAAGAAATGACCTCCCTTCCAAAGGTCCCTGCACCAAGCCCCTTCCCAGGGTCAGGCCCCTCATTAGCTCCAGGCTGGGAGGCACCGTTCAGGGCGGACTGTGGACCCTCAGCCTAGCATGCCCTTAGCTCTGCTCTCTAGCGGCTACCCGCATAGCTAGAACTCTGTTTTGGAGCAGCAAAACCCGTTCCACTTGCTGATAGGGGTAAGTTGGCTCCCAACACTTTCCCTGCTCCCAGCTGGTCTCTGCCTCATGGAAGCAAAGTGTCAGGAGGCCACTCTCAGAGCAAATGGAAGCTGGGACAGAATGGTGTCCTCAGcaaggtggtcagggaaggcttctcagaggaggcgCTGTTCAAAGAATTGCAGTACATACGAAGGAGCTGGCCCAGGGAGCACGGAGAGGGGAGAATTTTAGGCAGAGGGGTAGCAGGGGCACAGCCCTGAGGCAGGAAACGTTCCCTCCCGCCCTTGGGATCCTCAGTTC
This region includes:
- the SNX20 gene encoding sorting nexin-20 isoform X2 gives rise to the protein MASPEHPGSPGWTGPITQCTARTKQEAPATGPDFPHPGPDGHLDTHSGLSSNSSMTTRELQQYWQTEKCRRKHVKLLFEIASARIEERKVSKFVMGKSRPGEVTHPGPHGETGTAPGPDPRRPRQSDMLSEAAHTEQPRIQIPGSPWGSPSWGWGCRVSTEAWAGPLASLSFLAPGWEAQFRVDCGPLV